A window of the Vanessa cardui chromosome 27, ilVanCard2.1, whole genome shotgun sequence genome harbors these coding sequences:
- the LOC124541225 gene encoding chorion class CA protein ERA.1-like codes for MSTFAVFLLCVQACLVQNVYSQCLRGAIAGPIGREAGVAGCGLGSGVVGLGWEGGLAGPLDCGRVSGLSGLGLDGGLAGPVGNGRVAGLGGLGWEAGLAGAGGSVYGGSGVGDVAVAGEVGVVGTTLVAGQVPILGAVEFRGAVPAAGTVSIAGSCGCDCGCNGGYSY; via the coding sequence AATGTGTACAGTCAGTGTCTGCGCGGTGCCATTGCTGGACCTATTGGGCGGGAAGCTGGTGTAGCTGGCTGCGGCTTGGGTTCTGGCGTCGTTGGTTTAGGCTGGGAAGGCGGTTTAGCTGGACCCCTTGATTGCGGTCGGGTTTCTGGCCTTTCTGGATTAGGCTTGGACGGTGGTCTAGCTGGACCCGTTGGCAACGGTCGGGTTGCTGGCCTCGGTGGTTTAGGCTGGGAAGCTGGTCTTGCCGGTGCCGGTGGATCTGTCTACGGAGGTTCCGGTGTTGGTGATGTAGCAGTCGCTGGTGAAGTGGGCGTCGTTGGTACCACATTAGTCGCAGGTCAAGTGCCAATCCTAGGTGCTGTGGAATTCAGAGGTGCCGTGCCAGCTGCTGGAACTGTCTCCATCGCCGGTAGCTGCGGCTGCGACTGCGGCTGCAATGGTGGTTACTCTTACTga